The genome window GGGGCTGCGAAACAGCGGAGCAGCAGAAAAAATCCGATCAGCCGGTCATCGCAACTGTCGGCTCCGACGAAATTACCCTCGATGATTTCCGGCGATTTTACGAATACGACCCCAATTTTGGGGTGGATTCCAGCGGAATCGGCGCGTTGCGCAGTCAGTTGGAAAAGCAGATCGATTACCTGTTAGCCTACCAAAAAGCCCAACAAACGGGATTGACCGACAGCAGCTATTTCACAAAAGCGCGCGAATGGGAGTTGCAGCAGGCGATGCTGCGGCAGTTGTATCGCGAAATGGTGCAAAGCGATGTGGCAATTTCCGATGCGGATTTGCAGCAGGCTTTCCGTGAATACAACACCGAAGTGCGGGTGCGTCATCTGTTTTCACCCGATTATCGGCAAATTGTGGCATGGCAGGATTCGCTGCAAAATGGCGTGCCGTTTGCGCGATTGGCGAAACAGGCGTTTCGCGACAGCACGCTTTCGGCAAATGGCGGCGAACTCGGCTGGCAAAAATCCGGCGATTTGGAGGAGGAATTTGCAGCGGTGGCGATGCAACTGCCGCCGAACACCGTCAGCAATCCGGTGAAAACGCGTTTCGGGTTTCACCTCATCGAAGTGCTGGATCGCCGCGAACCGCAAATTTTAACAGAATCCGTTTTCGAAAGCCAGCGCCCGAGCCTGGAAAAACGGCTGCGCCGCAAACGGGAGCAGGTTGCTGCCAATCAATTTATCAGCGAATTTATCGGCGACAAAAATCCACAGCCGGTGGAGCAGGGTTTTCGGCAATTGTGGAATGCGCTCACTAAAAACGCATCCGGAGAGCAGCCGCGCATGCAATTCCGCAACTCACTCGACGATCAGCAATTGGCGACGGTCAAAGTGCAACTTGCCAAAAATTTGGGTGATCCGCTGGTGCAATACTCAGGCGGAGCGATCTCCATCGGCGATTATTTGGCGTCGCTGTCGCAAATGCCGTTGGGCGATCGTCCAAAATTCCAGTCACCGCGCCAGTTTTCCGACCATTTGGGCATTTGGGTGCGCAACCGGTTTTTGCTGGAAAAAGCCCGGAAATCCGGGCTGGAAAACCATCCGCGCGTGACGCGTGAAATGCACGATTTCGCGACGGAATTTGCATTTCTGCTGTATCTGCGCGATGAAATTCCGGGCATCAGCATTCCAGATTCTGTTGCCGCATATTTCGAAAACGGGCGAAAAGCGGCAGATATTCCCGCCGGAAATCCCGATGTGCGCAACCACCACACGCTGCAAAGCTGGGCATGGAGTGAGGCAAATCGCCGGTTGCACAGCAAATTGCGCACAGAAAACGCCCCGGAAATCCGCATCGATGAAGCATTGTTGCAGCAGGAAAATGCGTTGATCGACTGGGAAAACCGCATCCGCATGTTTATGATTCGCAAGCCTTCCTGATTCCTGATTAACCGTCGTTAAAAAACGGGAAAATATACACTTAAGGCGTTAATCGTTTAACCTAACGCGCAAAATGTTGCAACCCGGTGCTGCCCGAAAGCAGTCGCGGCGATTTGAAAAAACAGCCTTTTTGATACAAAAACAGTGTTTATTTTGCGACAATTGCAAACCTTCTGATAATTTCTCAAAATCAGGTCAAAAAAATTCCCCAAATTAAGTCTTGACATTTCTTGCCAGGTGTCGTTATATTCATTCAACAAGTTAAACGTTTAACTAATGGCGGTTCGATGAGCACGACGATCAGAGATGTTGCCAAAAAAGCGAACGTATCTACCGCAACCGTTTCACTGGTGATCAATAATCACAAACGCATATCACCGGCGACGCGGGCAAAAGTGCTCAGCGCCATCAAAACACTGGATTATCATCCCAGCCGGTCTGCCCGCGGGCTGGTATCCAATCGCACCGGAAATATCGGTTTTATTCTCCGCGAAGATCACTTTTCGAAAAGCGAGCCGTTTTACACAAAGGTGTTTCTCGGTACCGAATTTGAGGCACGCGAACACGAGTTTTACGTTTTACTGACCACTGTTTCCCCGGAATTTCACAAAGGCGAAGTATTGCCCCGTTTTGTTTTGGAACGCAATGTTGACGGCATTATCATCGCCGGAAAAGTGCCGCAAGAGCTGACCGGGCGATTGGGCGAATACAAATTGCCGCTGGTATTTGCGGATTATTATCCGCCCGAAGGCAAATATTCGATGGTGCTGATCGATAACATCGCCGGCGGCGCAGATGCGACAACTCACCTCATCCAACGCAATCACCGCAATATTGCTTTTGTTGGCGGCGATATCGAACACCCCAGTATTCTGGAGCGGCTTCAGGGTTACAAAATTGCTTTGGAAAAAGCAAACATCCCGGTTCGGAATGAATGGATAATTACCGACGCTGTTTCGACCAACACGGAAAGCGGCTATCTTTCTGCAAAATATTTATTTGACCGTAACCCGGATGTCACTGCTGTGTTCTGCTGTAACGACGCAATGGGAATTGGTGTGATTAAGTATTTGAAAGAAAAGGGTTTACGTGTTCCACAAGATATATCTGTTATCGGTTTTGATGATGTGGAAATGTCCGCATTTATCGATCCGCCACTGACAACCATGCGAGTGCCCAAAGAAGAAGTGGGTGTGCATGCCATGCGCCTCATCCGGCAAGTTATTCAAACCGATGCCAAACCGCACAAAATTTTAGTACCCGTTAAGCTGATTGAGCGAGAATCAACGCGGCAGTTATAAATTGATTTTTATTCGTCTCAAATAATTGGTGGAAGGTTCCACCGCATCCATTTTATTAAACCATAAATTATGGAGGTCTTATTATGTCACATAAGATACTCATCTATATGATGACACTGCTGTTTTCGGCAGGTTTGTTGGCTCAGGCTAACCTGTTGCCAAATGGCAATCTTGAGTCGCAAACGCCGAACTTTTGGAGCGAATGGAACGCGCAGAGCGGCGCGACAATGACCTGGGCATCGGACGATGCAGCACCGAATCCGTGGAACCAGTCGTTGCAGAGCCTGTATTCGTTCAAGGTCGAAAAAACCGCAGCCACCAGCGATTGGGTGGGCTGGCAAACGGAAAACAACGCGGATCTGTATTGGAACAACGCCGCAGGTAACGTGTTGTATAACTTCACTTTCTGGGCAAAAACAGCGGGTGTGAACACAGCTCCTGCAAACCAGGATGGCGAAATTGGCGTTTGGTATAAATTTTACGCTGGCGGCAGCCTTGTCGGCGAAAGTTTTGTTCCTGTGGATCAGAGTGTATCGGACAAAGACTGGACACAATACACCGGCGCATTGCTGGTAACCACCGAGCCGGACGAAGTGTATGCCTACGCTGCAATGGGCAAAGACGCAACCGGGACAACCTGGTTCGATAACATCGATGCGACAACCGATCCGTGGTCGATGAGCCTGTTCAACGCGGATGCGGAAACGCCGGAATCGTGGATGTATTGGTTCGACACCGGCAAACTGGGCTTCGCGAATGTGGTTGAAGCTGCCGGCGCACCAAGTGGCACCCACGCCGTATTGCTGGAAGAGCAAGATACCGAAGATGATGAAATGGTATTCTACAGCGAACCGTTTGCTGCAGCCGGCGGTGAATGGTACAAGTTCAGCTTTATGGTGAAATCCGAAGGCGTGAACACCGATTCGCTGTTTATTCCCACAAACGTTATGCCCGATCGCGATAACGATCGCGCCGGTATCACCATCCTGTTCCATCGCGGACCGGATATCACCACTTCGTGGGATCTCACCGGCGGCGACCAGTTTGTGTATATCG of Calditrichia bacterium contains these proteins:
- a CDS encoding peptidylprolyl isomerase is translated as MRKTNENILVMNIKKSMILRWFTLCSVIAVVNFWGCETAEQQKKSDQPVIATVGSDEITLDDFRRFYEYDPNFGVDSSGIGALRSQLEKQIDYLLAYQKAQQTGLTDSSYFTKAREWELQQAMLRQLYREMVQSDVAISDADLQQAFREYNTEVRVRHLFSPDYRQIVAWQDSLQNGVPFARLAKQAFRDSTLSANGGELGWQKSGDLEEEFAAVAMQLPPNTVSNPVKTRFGFHLIEVLDRREPQILTESVFESQRPSLEKRLRRKREQVAANQFISEFIGDKNPQPVEQGFRQLWNALTKNASGEQPRMQFRNSLDDQQLATVKVQLAKNLGDPLVQYSGGAISIGDYLASLSQMPLGDRPKFQSPRQFSDHLGIWVRNRFLLEKARKSGLENHPRVTREMHDFATEFAFLLYLRDEIPGISIPDSVAAYFENGRKAADIPAGNPDVRNHHTLQSWAWSEANRRLHSKLRTENAPEIRIDEALLQQENALIDWENRIRMFMIRKPS
- a CDS encoding LacI family DNA-binding transcriptional regulator; this encodes MSTTIRDVAKKANVSTATVSLVINNHKRISPATRAKVLSAIKTLDYHPSRSARGLVSNRTGNIGFILREDHFSKSEPFYTKVFLGTEFEAREHEFYVLLTTVSPEFHKGEVLPRFVLERNVDGIIIAGKVPQELTGRLGEYKLPLVFADYYPPEGKYSMVLIDNIAGGADATTHLIQRNHRNIAFVGGDIEHPSILERLQGYKIALEKANIPVRNEWIITDAVSTNTESGYLSAKYLFDRNPDVTAVFCCNDAMGIGVIKYLKEKGLRVPQDISVIGFDDVEMSAFIDPPLTTMRVPKEEVGVHAMRLIRQVIQTDAKPHKILVPVKLIERESTRQL
- a CDS encoding T9SS type A sorting domain-containing protein; the protein is MSHKILIYMMTLLFSAGLLAQANLLPNGNLESQTPNFWSEWNAQSGATMTWASDDAAPNPWNQSLQSLYSFKVEKTAATSDWVGWQTENNADLYWNNAAGNVLYNFTFWAKTAGVNTAPANQDGEIGVWYKFYAGGSLVGESFVPVDQSVSDKDWTQYTGALLVTTEPDEVYAYAAMGKDATGTTWFDNIDATTDPWSMSLFNADAETPESWMYWFDTGKLGFANVVEAAGAPSGTHAVLLEEQDTEDDEMVFYSEPFAAAGGEWYKFSFMVKSEGVNTDSLFIPTNVMPDRDNDRAGITILFHRGPDITTSWDLTGGDQFVYIDQRADLGDWVQVNAIAKAPDDAEGISVRARFTSFPVGKVWYDDFTVQQVNKVITAIEPEPTPVTSLIPTNFKLMQNYPNPFNPETIIEYLVPENGAVELSIYNMLGQKVRTLVSDVRQAGTYQVHWDGTDNNGNRVSSGVYLYSLRGTNALITKKMVLMK